One Candidatus Acidiferrales bacterium genomic window, CGAAATATCCCGCAACGAACCGCCCGGGCGCAAACGCATGTGTTGGTCATCGGACAGCAAGATAAGCGGGACGGGATTTGTGGTGTGGTACGTGTGCGGACCGCCGGTCTTCGGATCAATCATCGTTTCTGCATTGCCGTGATCAGCAGTGATGATCCAGGCCCCGTCGCGCGGCGCAAGCGATTTGTAAATGCGCCCCAGGCAGTCATCGACGGTTTCGACGGCCTTAATTGTCGCCTCGAGTTTCCCCGTATGGCCCACCATGTCGGCATTGGCGAAGTTCATGATGATCGCGTCGAAGTCGCCCTTCTCAATGGCTTTCACCACGGCATCGGTAACGCCGGCGGCGGACATTTCCGGCTGTAGATCGTACGTCGGCACTTTTGGCGAAGGGACTAGTATGCGCTCTTCGCCAGGATAGGCTTTTTCGACTCCGCCATTAAAAAAATACGTCACGTGCGCATATTTCTCAGTCTCCGCGCAACGCAGGTTCTTGAAGCCCAATTCGCCGAAAACTTGTGCGAGGATGTGCTCGAGTTTTTCCGAGCCGAGAAGGTACCGCAGCCACGGCCACGTTTTTTCATATTGCGTCATGGCAACGTAACATAAATTTTTCGGACGCGCCGGGTCAGCAAATTCTTTGAATTCGGGCTCGGCCAGCGCGCGAGTCATCTGGCGCGCACGATCGGCGCGGAAATTGAAGAAAATCACCGCGTCGTCATCGCGAATCAAGCCGCGGGGCATGCTGGGCCTTCCCGGTTCCGCGGCCGTCGTGACCGCAATAGGAACTACAAATTCGTCCGTGACTCCTTTTTCATAGCTCGCGCGCATTGCGGCAATGGGGTCGGAGAATTTTGCCTGTGCGTCGCCGTGAGTCATCGCGCGATATGCCTGCGCGATGCGCTCCCAGCGATTGTCGCGGTCCATCGCATAGTAACGGCCGCTAATCGTCGCAACTTGACCCACGCCCAACTCGCGCATTTTCTTTTCCAACCGGCGCAAAAAATCGATGCCGGAATTCGGTGGCGTGTCGCGCCCATCCATGAACGCATGCACGAACACGCGCTCCACCTGGTTCTCCTTCGCCATGCGAAGTAGCGCGAAGAGATGATTGATGTGCGAGTGCACGCCGCCGTCGCTCACGAGACCAAGCAGGTGGAGTTGGCGCGCGCAGCCCCGCCGCATAGCTTCGAGAAGCAAGGGTTCTTTGAAGAATTCGCCTGACACAATTTTCATGTCGATGCGCGTGATGTCCATCTGAACGATGCGCCCCGCACCGATATTCAAATGCCCCACCTCGCTATTGCCCATCTGGCCCTCGGGAAGGCCGACAAATGGTCCCGAGGTATGGATGAGGGTGTTTGGGAATTTCTTAAGCAGTGCGTCGTAATTGGGTTTGCGCGCCAGGGCGATAGCGTTGCCCCTCGTTTCTGGCGAGTAGCCCCAGCCGTCGAGAACGGTAAGCACGATCGGTTTTGGCCGTTTTGCCATTCAGATTCCTACGATCTTTCGCGCCCATTGGCCGATTATGGGATAACCAGCCCACTCACCGCGCATGGCCTTCAGACAATACATGATGCCCAAGGTGAGAGAAATCGCGGCGCAACCCATGATCAAAAGCCAAAAGATTGGCATAGCGATGAACAGGGCGACGGGAAACGACGAATTCTGCGCATTCGGCGGGTGCAGGGCAACGGTCGAAATGATCACAGCGAACCAGATCGCCACACCCACGAAGTAAAAGAATGTAAAAATAACTTGCCAGAGCAATGCCTGCATGGCGTGGAAGCCCACGAATCGCGAATCCTTCTTTATAAGGTAAATGACAAGCGGCCCGATCCACCACGTCGACATCATCAAGGCGTGCGCAAGTCCAGCATAAGCCTTCTCATCTTGCGTCAACTGGATTAGCGGGATTGGAGCCGTCGTCTCGGACATTGCATCTCTTCAGAACAGGGAGTTCTCAATGCTGTGAAAGGATACACGGATTGAAGCGAATCGCGAAGGCGCGACAATTTGAGCAAGCAAGGCGGCCGTGTTCAAGACTCGGCGAATTCACGCAGGGCGCGGAGCAGACGTTCGACCTCTTCCACTGTGTTGTAGTGCACGAGCCCGATGCGCAGCAGGCCGCCGTCTTTTTCGACGCCGAGCCGTTCGGTTAAGTTGAGTGCATAGTAGTTTCCGTCCCAGGTGAAAATGCCCCGATCGCCGAGGAATTTCGCCGCATCGAGAGGCTTGCCTTTCGCCAGGCGCACGCCAACGGTCGGCACGCGCTCGGCAAATCGTGCGGGATCAGAAATTCCATAAAATCGCAGGCCAGGGATCTCGAGAAGTCCTCGAATCATTTTCATCGCCAGGGCCATCTCATAATCTCGCATTGCTCGATACGCGCTCACGATGGCAGCGCGGCGGCTTGTGGCCGATGGATCACAACGGCAGCCAAGGCTTGCGATGTAGTCGATCGCCGCGGAGACGCCGGCAAGGCCTTCGTGAATCTGCGTTCCCGTTTCCCAGCGGTCTGGCAGCGTCTCTGGCGCGGGCCGGACTTTGTATGGACGAAAGCGCAACAGAAGCTCGCGCTTTCCATAGATGCATCCCATGTGCGGGCCAAAGAACTTGTATGGCGAACAGGCAAGGAAATCGCAATCGAGCGCGCGTACGTCAATCATTCCGTGTGGCGCGTAGTGCACGGCATCAATGAATACCAAAGCGCCCGCGCCGTGCGCCAACTGCACAATCTCTTCGACGGGATTGATTGTTCCGACGGCGTTCGATGCGTATCCGATCGCGACCAGTTTTGTCCGCTCGGTGATTTTTCTGCGCAAATCAGCCATGTCTAGCGTGCAATCATCATGGCGAATGTCCACTTGGCGGATAACAACACCGCGTTCTTCCAGCGCACGCCACGGCGCGACGTTGGCGTCGTGGTCGAGCGTCGTTACGACAATTTCGTCGCCCGGCCGTAAATCGCGGCCAATCCCACGGGCCAGCGCAAACGTGATGGTGGTCATGTTTGGCCCGAAGAATACTTCGTCAGGTTCACAATTGAAAAAATCGGCCATGGCCGCGCGCGCGCCGGCAATCATGGCATCTGTACGGCGGCTGGTGACGAAGGCGCCGCATGTGTTTGCATTGGAAGTTTCGAAATATTCGCGCACTGCGTCGATCACGCACTGCGGCACTTGTGTCCCTGCGGGCGCGTCGAGGAAGGCTGCGGGATGGCCATTCACGATGTGCTTCAGCGAAGGAAACTGCGCGCGCACCCAATTGACGTCGAGAGAGACTGCCTGACTTTGCAGATTGCGCTGCAAAGACGATGCGTTCTTCGAGCCCATTCTATCGATCTTAGGCCGATTCTTTCACTGCGCGGATGAAATCAGCCAGTAATCCGTACGCCGTAGCGATTACGCCGGGCTTGTGCTCCACGATCGTAAGCCCGAATACGTCCATATCGAATCGCAGCACGGACGTTGTTCCTTCGCGCATGGCGAGCGTATCGGAAAGCGGCAACTGCTGGGGCCGCACGCTTGCGCGCACGCCTCCATTGGAAGTACGCGAGGCGCGGCAAATTAATTTATAGCGCATGCCCGCAGCGCGCGCAGCGGCCAACTGTTCCGGAGTTATCGTGCGAATCCCGATTCGTTCCACGTCTTCCAGCTTGATAGGCACGCCCATCAAGACGATCACCAGCACGGCCACCTTTACGGCGGCGTCCCAGCCGTCAAGATCGTTCGAAGGGTCGGTCTCCGCAACTCCTATTTCCTGCGCGTGTTTCACCGCTTCGTCAAGAGTCAGCCCTTTTTCCATCTCTGTGAGGACGACATTTGTCGTCGAATTCAATATGCCGCGGAAACCGCGCAGCTCGACTGCTGGCAACGAATGCGGGAACAAGGAAAAAATCGGTGTGCCATCCATTACCGTGGATTCGAAAAGGAATTTGCGATTTTTCGCTTGAGCCAAATCACGGAGTTCCGTATACGCATGCACGACGGGCCCTTTGTTCGCGCTGATGGCATGCGCACCGGATTCGAGAGCGGCCTTCAGATGATCGGTCGCTGGCTGGCCGTCGTGATGATTCAGCGATGAAGCTTCAAAGAGAACATCCGCTCGCGCTGTCGCGAGCCATTCGCGCACATTCTGCAGCGGCTTCGCTTCAGTCGGCTTTGCGAAGCGATGTTCGAGCACTGCCGATGGATCGAGCCCATTCGTATCGGCAATCCAACCGATTCGGCGCGACGCAACACCTGTTAGTTTCCATCCGATTCCATAGTCGCGGCGCAGCACAGCATCTTTCGCCGCCAGCAAACGGACAAATTCCTTGCCGACGTTTCCCAATCCAACCAGCGCCAGATTGTATGTGCGAATGGCCTTGCTCCTTCGCAACTGCGCGCCAGAATACACCTATCGAGGGAAAATTAATTGCTCGTTTTCTTGCAGTGCCGCCATTTTGGACGGGAATCACGAGCAATATCCGTTGCACGATGACAATCGTTTCGCCTTCCGTGCTGCAATAGCAAATCGTCAAAACTCAAGTATAGATTCGGAACGACGATAAAATGATATGGAGTTAGTGCAGAGCAGCCGCGACGAGACACTTTCGCTCTCAATTCAAACTCATTTTTGCAGGTGTTTAGGCTGCGGGCAGATGTGTGACTGACGTCACAGACAAAGACCGAAAGCTATTCTGCAATGGATTTAGCATAATTAGGAAATCCTTATTTCCGGCGCAGGAGTGGCTGTAGTTTAGAGCCGGGGCGGAGGAGCCGTGATCGCCATGCTGGTTGTCCAGATTGTGCTGAGCATAATTCTTGCATGCATATTTCTGATACGCCCATCAGTGACTTCGGCGACGGCATGGAAGATTCTGGCCTTCATCGGCCTATGCTTCCTTCCTTTTCTTTGCATCGTGGGCGGTGTGAATGCGCACATGCAGCGCTCAGAACAGACCCGCTTCTGCATCTCCTGCCATGCCATGGTCCCCTATGGCCAGAGCCTCTATGTCAATGATCCCAGCTATCTTCCCGCGCAGCATTTTCAGAATCATCGCGTGCCTGCGGATGAGGCTTGCTATGCATGCCACGCCGATTATTCGATCTATGGTCCGCTGAAGGACAAGATAAGAGGTCTGACGCGCATCTATATGCAATACGTAAGCACACCACCGAATCCGATTCGCATACCCGGCGGCTACCGAAACAGCCAATGTTTGCACTGCCATTTAGGAGCGCGAAACTTCGAAGAAAATCAGATCCATGCGGCGACCATGGATTCGCTCAAGTCCAATCAGATTTCTTGCCTGACGAGCGGCTGCCATGATACCGCTCACAACATAGCGCAGCTAAGTCACGTCAAATTTTGGAGGCCAGGTCAATGAGATTGAGTGAAATTGGGATGGGGCGATTACTGCGGATTTCGAGTGCGCTGATTATTTTAGGAATGATGATTGAGATTGCCAGTCTTATTTGGTACCACCCGCTTTCCTTTGTTTTATTCGCCTTCGTCGGCGTATCGCTGATCGGTCTGGGAATGCTGATCTATCTCATATCTCTTGCATTCCTTGCCATACGATCGACCGAAAATCGAAACTCTGCCCAGTGATCTGGGATACAAAGGCAAACGTCGAGGATCAAGGCCACTCACGCGCCAAAGAAAACCAAGCCGCCTCTCGATTTATTGTTCTTCT contains:
- a CDS encoding cysteine desulfurase-like protein, which codes for MGSKNASSLQRNLQSQAVSLDVNWVRAQFPSLKHIVNGHPAAFLDAPAGTQVPQCVIDAVREYFETSNANTCGAFVTSRRTDAMIAGARAAMADFFNCEPDEVFFGPNMTTITFALARGIGRDLRPGDEIVVTTLDHDANVAPWRALEERGVVIRQVDIRHDDCTLDMADLRRKITERTKLVAIGYASNAVGTINPVEEIVQLAHGAGALVFIDAVHYAPHGMIDVRALDCDFLACSPYKFFGPHMGCIYGKRELLLRFRPYKVRPAPETLPDRWETGTQIHEGLAGVSAAIDYIASLGCRCDPSATSRRAAIVSAYRAMRDYEMALAMKMIRGLLEIPGLRFYGISDPARFAERVPTVGVRLAKGKPLDAAKFLGDRGIFTWDGNYYALNLTERLGVEKDGGLLRIGLVHYNTVEEVERLLRALREFAES
- a CDS encoding DUF4870 domain-containing protein, translated to MSETTAPIPLIQLTQDEKAYAGLAHALMMSTWWIGPLVIYLIKKDSRFVGFHAMQALLWQVIFTFFYFVGVAIWFAVIISTVALHPPNAQNSSFPVALFIAMPIFWLLIMGCAAISLTLGIMYCLKAMRGEWAGYPIIGQWARKIVGI
- the gpmI gene encoding 2,3-bisphosphoglycerate-independent phosphoglycerate mutase; this translates as MAKRPKPIVLTVLDGWGYSPETRGNAIALARKPNYDALLKKFPNTLIHTSGPFVGLPEGQMGNSEVGHLNIGAGRIVQMDITRIDMKIVSGEFFKEPLLLEAMRRGCARQLHLLGLVSDGGVHSHINHLFALLRMAKENQVERVFVHAFMDGRDTPPNSGIDFLRRLEKKMRELGVGQVATISGRYYAMDRDNRWERIAQAYRAMTHGDAQAKFSDPIAAMRASYEKGVTDEFVVPIAVTTAAEPGRPSMPRGLIRDDDAVIFFNFRADRARQMTRALAEPEFKEFADPARPKNLCYVAMTQYEKTWPWLRYLLGSEKLEHILAQVFGELGFKNLRCAETEKYAHVTYFFNGGVEKAYPGEERILVPSPKVPTYDLQPEMSAAGVTDAVVKAIEKGDFDAIIMNFANADMVGHTGKLEATIKAVETVDDCLGRIYKSLAPRDGAWIITADHGNAETMIDPKTGGPHTYHTTNPVPLILLSDDQHMRLRPGGSLRDISPTLLGVMGIPEPKEMTGCDLRVPPR
- a CDS encoding NapC/NirT family cytochrome c, with product MLVVQIVLSIILACIFLIRPSVTSATAWKILAFIGLCFLPFLCIVGGVNAHMQRSEQTRFCISCHAMVPYGQSLYVNDPSYLPAQHFQNHRVPADEACYACHADYSIYGPLKDKIRGLTRIYMQYVSTPPNPIRIPGGYRNSQCLHCHLGARNFEENQIHAATMDSLKSNQISCLTSGCHDTAHNIAQLSHVKFWRPGQ